In the Arachis hypogaea cultivar Tifrunner chromosome 20, arahy.Tifrunner.gnm2.J5K5, whole genome shotgun sequence genome, CAAACAAAAACAACTCCATATAAGTGTctacctaattttttataatgaacATGTAGTCTACTTTTAGCATTATTATTTTAGAGAATCTTAGCTgccaatatttttagtaaaaaactAATAATCGACTACTATCAAATCAAATGTAAgacgaaaataagaaaaaagtattggtgtatttttttttcctttgttatgtCTTTACAAATTTACAATTTGATAACTATTACGTTGGAATTCAAGAGATTTTGAATGATGTTAATGAGAtggtcaataaaaataatttgagtATAAATGAGCTAATAACTATAACTATAAATATaatgctaggtagacaaaaaaaaagtcagaatttgtcttatttagaattattgcaacaattaataaatgctaaataagacaagttatggctgtttttggctgattttctttggttaccaaacatttctgaAATATAATAAACTAACTTGGGTTAGTAGAGTAATCAGCTTACTCGTCCGCTTAAATAAGTGTCGAGAATTTGAATTCTGCCTTATGCATGCACTATGCAGTAATATATTGGTCAACaataaactcttaaatagagTTTAGATCTGCAACGGATTAGCCTTtgatttatgtatttaatttgCAGGTTTTAGTGATGTGAGAAGCCAATGTTGCGAAACATCGTTTAATTTGATGTGTATGCCATTAAAAACGCCATGCTCAGATCCAGAAGCAAAATTCTTTTGGGATGGAGCTCATCCAACAGAAGCCACATATTCAATTATTGCAAAGCGAATGATTTCCGATAAATCTGTTCTCACACCATTCACCCTTCAAGAACTCCTCCAACTCTAACTGTAATATTCCCATCATTTTTTGGGGtggattttaatttttctctagtttaaatttgaataattaaaaaacaaTGTAACGCTTATTACATATTATTTTTTCGTTGATTTATAATCATATTTCACCGTGAAATATAAAGCaactattatttgatttatttcatAATATATAGCAAATGTGTCTTGTTAATATTCAGGCATCTTTCTttttgtgatccttaattaattGGATGTGTATAAATCATGTAGGAATGACATATACTTAGGATAATAGCATCATAGCTAGGGATGGCAATGCCACCCGAACTCGCGGGTACCCACCCCACCTCTATCCGTTCGGGGCGGGTCTTTGGCGGGACGGGTTCTTGAGAGGgacggggcggggtcgggtttaggtaatacctgcccctacccgccccgctatatatataatatatataattttaatatataatatatgtaaaataattaataaatgattaataatattgttttatatttaaatttttactttaatttatgttatgtatgtgatgatagttatataaattttaaaatttaatttaatttattggattttaataattatatgggcgggtaggggcgggacgGGTATCCACAGGAAGGTTCAATATTTTATTATCCGCGGGTAGAAGTGGGACGGATTCTATGCGGGTTGTTGTATGGTGGGGCgaggtcgggtagagcaaaaacccgccccgttgccacccctaatcATAGCATgcacaatataaaatatttatttcaatttGATTTTGGGCAGTAATTATTTTCATGTCTCTCTCCTCATGTCAATTATATAATGTAGTATATTTGAAGTGAGAAATTTTTAGAGAGGTGAAGTTGAATTTGTTGGgtaacaaaattaacaaaatggAATAAGGCAACtaaaatttatagataaaaaatagataaaattgaatcaaatgatttggataataattaaaatacatgATTAAAtggtaaaaattataattttttaaaatataaagaatCTATAATAAAATCATACATGTTATAAAATCTTtactcattttttctttaatttttgtctactataattttttaatacattagaatattatttataacaaattttattagcaataactagcttgctcttgataacaaattgctgctcatcattTTCCTGACCATTCTTTATTGTATTAAAGTCACTAGTTATTAGCTAAGATATATTTACAAACAAATTCTATTAACgtataaaataaaaagcaacaataatagaattttttctgatttttctgtTATAACCTATTTTCTTAGTCAATTAGTTTCTTAACTACTACGTGGCATATATAAAGCAGAGTCTTTAGTGTGTAAAATTAGATAATATATTTCGGTGAATAATTCCGAGATCTTTTtctaaaattctattttatctgtTGTTTCTAGCACACATActtttatattatcaatatatttttcTAGATTCCGGATGGGGTTATGGGTGAGGCTAATGTTACTTGGGTTGGACCTAACGAGTCAATCAATAAGTGTATAACATGAGTAAAAGGTagattaattacaaaaaaaaggtggattatgatattttttttgctATTATATGAATTGTGTGGATTAGTagcaataaaaaaagagaaatactACGGACtaacaatttttgtgatttgtagccatcaaatagtcatcaaaatagttttaatggtgtgagattagtgtgagatttcatccaatgactcacttttttttactggttacatactggccaataaaaaaatatttgatataacaAAGACGTTACGTGGTAAGTTTGTGGGAACAAATTAAAATCATTGTGAGTCAGTGGTATATTCGAACGAGAGTAAATAAAAATGAATGTATTATAAAAGAGTATAAACCGCAAGGCAAGGTGCACCATAGGAGAACTAAcacaagtaaaatcaagaggagaTGCTCTGCTAACTGGATTAGCCAATTTGTTCTTGAAGACACAGGGGTGAAGGAAACAAACACATAGCAATGGGAAGGGAGACATGTTGAAAAACtcgtggttgaatgagagcatAACAAAGACTATTATATAACAATTTCTCATGTCTTTTGTTTGAGGTTTATTATGTGTGTCTTAGATGTTAGATTTTATGGTACTTTTAGTATGATTTTGTAATTGTCTTTTGTCAATGTCGAATGAatgatttacaaataaaaaattttacttctAAATTTGGGTCGAGTATGAACCAAATATCTAAAAAAACAAGTTTAAAATGTTTAATTGTTTCTTCACACGACAGGATTAAAGCGTATCATCTAtactataaatttttaattaactttttatgttattcaactttttttaatattttttattaagtaattAGTAGGAATTGAATGAATTAATGGCAAAAAGTTTTAAGTAGTAATGCCGTATACATAAAATTCTatatttaaatgttttttttttctgtcaatataaataaaaaaagtaaaaatgttGGTGAACTATATAAACATTATAAAAGAAGAAATTGATATTATCTTTATTTACAAATAAATGTTTAAATTAGTCCTTCAAGTTTTACACGTAAATCACATTCatcttttggatttttattaaattaaatttatttttagggtttagttattataatttatatgttataaaagataaatattaagattattattaatacaaatttttaaatttttattttaataaataaataataaatatattaaaaatttaaagtttatatatttttatacaattttttttatttgtaatattaTCTCGTGCTTTTAGGACATATAGTTAAACTCTATACGTTTTCATTTTCCTAAGTTTGATCCATATTAATGTGGTGTGTTAAAATTTCAGGTAGGAAATGTAGGATGCAATAAAATAACATCTTTATGATGGAATTTGTTCTTGCTGAAATTGGCCGGTGTATAACTCGTCCGCCGATGAATATTTATAAGCTTTCCGTTAGAATGAAGTATACCTTGGTAAGGAGAGAACAAGGAGGTGAGTAtctgcaaaagacactccgacgctcaagtcagtaagtgtttaagaggtataagaataattctatgaatatataatgtaaaacatgaaatagaagttatcatgtgttgtgtgtaataattctatgaatatagaatgtaagataTGATATAGAACTTATAGAACTTATCATGTTGCCTCCTGAGATTAGATATAGAAAGTTCCTTTTATAGGCATATAATTGATGAGTGATATtcatgttatgaccgtttggtcattaaaattgaaatgatgGTCATTGAGTTGGTAATGAAAGTGTCAGTTACAGGCAAAGAATAAATGATAATTAACGCCGAGTTATAATTCATAATGCACCGAGTTATAAGGTCACGTATCAGAACTCAATAGTCCACGTGAGCATATGCATTCATAAAAACAAAAAGTGGTCTAATAAAGGACTAATGTAATTCATGCTAATTAATTTAGAGGCCGATTTAATTtaataaagatttaaaaattaatttaatttatacataAAATTTAAGGAAAcgatttgaatatttattatatgttTTTTGACGTGCTTTAATTAAACTTACACACTCAACATAATCGATAAATCTATTCATAATTATATCATATAAAAGTTGAtgcaaatttattataaaatgagCTTATATTATATTGTTGTTTGTAATTATAATATGTcagtaattttatataaatattaattttctaatataaaatataataaagtttTACATACAATTATACAAAACTTTAATCATGTTAATTAACTAAATTTAATACTTATTATTATtcagttaaattaaaaaataatagttaaatataattaacatccgaataaaaattataataatgataaatttCAGTTTCAAATATTCAAAATGTAGACTATTTAAATATGTTTAATAACACTCTTGTTATTATGACTTCATCTTATATTTCCTTAAATAAATTGTCTAAAATATGTTTAATTGCGTTTAATTTTAGTATAACAACATTTATTTACTATgtatatattctaatatattataattaataaaattatttataattttatgttatatttttgtatttttatttttaatatattttttagttttctttttttaattaatctctAAACACAGACaactaaaaaaaagtcaaaattacGCTATAAAGTACTATCTTCTAAAAAATATCACTAAATAGATAATTAaatcttaaataatataatatttttaaatttatattatataatatcttTAGATTCGTTCGATGATgcccgggttttttttttttttaaaattaggagTGTGACTCGAATTTGCAATCTTTAAGTGAGTATAagaagattatgccatttgagatATGCCGATCTTAATAGGGTGTAAACTAAACATCGTAGTATACTGAATGTCACGCGTATTTACTGTGACTAACGCACTAATTAAATACCCACCATACACTTTTTCTCTGGCTTctcattttttccattttttctttatttcattttttgGTTCCCTTGTCTCCATGATTTTtggacgaaaaagaaaaaaaaaaatccaaaatagctCTTCAGTTTTTTTCTATTGTGCGCCTCATTTGGCAAAGAAATTTTGGGATTCTAAATCCTTGCCGATTGATGATCATTGGGACTGAAATTTTGTGTGTTTAAGAGTTTAGGTCATCTCAATTTTGTATcctttcaaagaaaaaaaaattgggtgTGTTTTGTTtcgtatttattattaaaatcatcattcCCATCTGAAcattttggaagaaaaagaagCCTTATAATTGCGAAAAACCATGGTTGGAGGCCCAACACCTAACCATGTGaagaaaagatcaagaaagagCAATGCAATTGGTGCTAATGAGAATGAACCATTGTTACCAAAATCTCAAGAAAATTAtaacgatgatgatgattttAAAGGATCCTCATTCGCCAGTGCGACCTTCAATTTATCAACCACAATTATTGGTGCTGGGATCATGGCCTTGCCTGCAACCCTCAAAGTGTTGGGGATGGTCCCTGGCCTTATTACTATCATTTTCATGGCTTTCTTGACGGACAAGTCAATCGAATTCATGATCCGATTTTCACGCGCCGGCGGCCTTACTTCTTATGGTGATCTCATGGGGGATGCCTTTGGGAGATATGGAAAAGCTGTGCTTCAAATTAGTGTCATAATCAACAATGTTGGCATACTTATTGTTTACATGATTATTATTGGTATATATAATAAGACCATGATTATTATTGGTATATATATGGTTGCATTTGTTTAAATCACGggacacagagacacaaaatcgcACATGACATAGACAGAGATATTGTGTCCAAAGAtactgaattagtatattttatatctatttgaCAAAAAAGATACAAAGACACTAACAAAAGACATTAACTTTTGTGTTTTTGTCTTTTCTGTCTTGTTCTCAGTATGGATTATTGATGTCTTATTTATGAGATTTAATTTCAGGTGATGTGCTATCTGGAACATCTTCAAGTGAAGATCACCATTATGGAATACTTGAAGGATGGTTTGGTGTACATTGGTGGACAGGCCGTACAGTTGTTCTTATTTTTACTACACTTGCTATATTTCTTCCTTTGGTTAGCTTTAAGAGAATTGGTGAGTGACTCTGCTCTGTTTTACGCAGACAACTAATTGTGTATTGTTATATCAACTAaagtaactaattttcaaattatcTAGAACATAAATCTGATTGGATGATCGTGTAAAACTACTGTATGCAGATTCGTTGAGTTTTACATCGGCACTATCAATTGCACTAGCAGTTGTGTTTCTTGTAGTTGCTGTGGGAATAGCAATTTTCAAGATCATAAGTGGAGGCATTGGAATGCCAAGACTCTTTCCAGTTATTAATGATTTGACAGATTTCTTCCAACTCTTCACTGTAACTCCTATTCTTGTCACTGCCTATATATGTCACTACAACGGTATGTATATGTTTTAAATCTCTATGAAGAGCTCAATTCCATTGCTAGAATATGTGATTATGAGAGATGGTTGAAACTTATCTTTGCAGTTCACAACATAGACAATGAAATGGAGGACTCCTCTCAAATGCATGGAGTTGTAAGGACATCCCTTGCAATGTGTTGTTCAGTGTACCTATTAACAAGCTTCTTTGGTTTCCTCCTATTTGGAGAATCAACTCTTGAAGATGTCTTAGCAAACTTTGACACTGATCTTGGAATCCCTTTCGGCCCTGCGCTTAACGACGCCATTCGATTTAGCTACGCCGCGCACATCATGCTTGTTTTTCCAGTTGTCTTCTATCCCCTGCGAATCAACTTAGATGGCCTCATCTTTTCGTCTTCTTCAAGGCCTTTGCTTCAAGATAACTTGAGATTCACGTCACTAACCTTATCTCTTATTCTTCTAATATTTCTTGGTGCAACCTTAATACCTAGCATTTGGGACGCTTTTCAGTTCACTGGAGCAACCGCCACCGTTTTTGTAGGGTTTATTTTCCCGGCTGCCGTCACTCTTAGGTGAGTTTGGTCTTTTGAATTCTTTCTAGTACTTCTTAAATGAATTGATCATCAAATAGCTTCTTTTGGAACAGGGATCGATACGACATTGCAACCAAACAAGACAAGATTCTTTCGGTTATGATGATCATATTGGCAGTATTCTCAAATGTTGTGGCTATATACAGTGATGCCATTGCCTTGGTGAATAAGGATAAAAGCAAAACTTCACGTGAATGACCTCTTCAACATTATGTTCATGGTTTTAGAAGAAAGGATCAGAATAGGAGTgaatatttgtaaaaatatattGTGAAAATCATGGGTTTTCTCACAGGCTTTAGTGGGTTGGTAAATTatagaatgaaaatagaggttacCCAGCTATCTTTATTCAGTTTCATATGTAATGTGCTATTTTATTCGGTTTTactaatgtatttatgtataaatacatatgtagtttaatttatttttaatgtgtatttatattctaacatgtattttatactggtggctgattttggtgtacacgtagtatagtcgaaattttttttttattatttttttaacaatagaATCACTAgcatctaaattttattttcagaaattCAACAAAATCAGTTCGACTCGATTAAGATCTTACGAAATAACCAAGACGAGCTTTTCCGTTTGTTTTAAGTGAAAGAATGGAAGAAACTTAGGTGAATTTTAAAGGAAATGACAATGATCCTGAAATCAAATTAGTGTTGAAAGATATCTAAACCTACTAATAGATACTGTTTACTTTCAATTATCTAGGAAAAAGTTTCAAGTATGCAGTTCAGCAGAAGAAATTCAATTTAGTGTGAAGATTTAATTAAAGATTCTACAAAAATATAAGGTGAAATGGTAAATGATATCATCCCACAAAAATAAGTACCGAATAAAATATCAGTAGCATTTTAATCTAGCATTCATATTAACTCATCATCTATCATTTGCAAAACAAAGGTAAGTCTGAAAATTttaagagagagaaatagaaaaagaaatttgCTGGAGTTGAATTAAAATTGCTTTATAATGTATGGCTAACCCATTCACGGACGAGTAATTTTAAGTATGGCTCCAATGCAAATTTTGACATTAGTAATGGAAGTAATCAAAGCACTAACGtgaataacttaaaatttttaaaagacgaatttaattaaaaaaaattatttaaaaaacaatttaaaaaatagatgATTTTTCATGGAAAAATTTAACCATTTACTTCATATGTTAACTTTGATCATTGACCAAGGCGAGGCAAAATATCATAAGTTTCCACGAAACAACTTTTCCAAACAATTACCATAAATTCATTAGATATACTGAATTTCCATATTTTCTTATCTATACTAATATGTGAAatcaaataagaatttaattttcataagtATTAgcaaaaatgattattttttactCACTTTAAAGACTCATCTACATACATCAGTGTGAAGCTTTTTGTCCGAAAATTATAATCTACACGAGGTCTAATAATATACATTTCAGTCTAAATTCCCTGCTCTACAAAACTTGGCagaaaatataacaataataaataataataaaatcttaccCCAGGTAGAATCAGCTACATAGATCAAGTGACGTCATTGAACTCTATAATGTATCATGTCTTTATATGTAAATCTTATTTAatcacctcatggatggtcttcctaAATCTTCCACTGCCTTTCATCCCTTATTCATCTTTCATCTTATCTACCTTTTTGATTGGGtgttctgtcggtcttcttctcacatttTCAAACTACTTAAGACGCAATTttaccatctttttcacaatatGTGCTACTTCAACTCTCtttcttatatcttcattccttattctatccaattgcgtatgaccactcatctatctcaacatcttcatttctaccacacttaacttatgtttGTGCTCCCCTTTGGTCGCCCAATACTCTGTACCATAAAGTATAGCCGATCTGATAGcaatgcgatagaatttacctttaagttttaaaagcactttttttttgtcacatataaaaccagacgcactcagccattttgaccaacctattTAGATCTTATGATTTATATCATGTTCAATCGCTCCATTattctgtatgatgcacccaagatatttaaaacttttaatttttcgtaggatgttttctccgaTCTTCAACTCTGTATTAGGATTTTTCCTTCGGAggccgaacttacattccatatattccgtcttgttacggcttatgcgcagactatACACttttagagcttctctccataaatccaacttcttatttaggtcttctctTGACTCTACCATGAggatgatatcatcggcaaaaagtatGCACCATGACACAAACTCTTGgatatgctctgtgagtacttccaataCTAACATGTAAAGGTAGACTTAAAGATGATCCCTGGtataattttatactaatagGAAATTTTTCTATCACACTTCATACTAGTTGTAACCCCATCATATATGTCTTTAATTATACAAATATATGCGATTCTTACTCTTTTTCGttccaaaaccttccataagacctcccctGACACCCTATCGTAtgttttttccaaatcaataaacaccatatgtagatcccttttattattatgatacatctctatcatccttcttaataggtatatcgcttcagtggtggATCTGTCTGGTATAAAactaaattggttctctgttacttgtgtctcttgtctCAACCTCTGTTCTATCACCATTtttcataacttcatggtatggctcatgagcttgatccctctatagttttcgcaactttgtatatcccccttattcttttagataggtaccaaggtcctctttctccactcatctgaCATCTTCTTTgacattaaaattttattaaaaagcttggttaaccaactgatgcatttttctccaagacccttctaAACTTCAATCGGAATATTATCGAGTCCTActtcctgccatttttcatccgctttagagcctcttttacctcagAATCTCGAATCTTCGATAGTAGTggaagtttttatcttcttccctcgtgcataaccgaccaagggtcagaagagtcttctgtctttcattaaataactcgtagaagtatctcttccacctttcattgatCTTCTCCTTTTGAGCCAAAATTTCTACgtctttatcctttatgcacttaacctaattcaagtctctcgttcttcttatatatacttttttctcttttcttcgtacctaaagactggtagagaccctcatatattcttgttcttgcttcacttacagccatttttgtctctttcttagccatcttatattttttccaattatctgcattgcggcacaaAGACCACTCCttaaagcactccctttttgcttttatcttttcttgtacactcgcattccaccGCCAGGattccttgtctcttggtcctatccatctagattcaccaaaactttcttttgctgttattctaataacttctgccatctcccttcACATCTcctccgcgcttccattcccatcccagtTTGCCTTTTCTCCTACCCATCTTAGGAAGTATCTTTGTTCCTTACCTTTCATCCGCTaccacctcgtccttggattCTTCGTATGATGTATTTTTCTCAACTTTTGTTTAACGCGAAAATCCATAACGAGCATCTTATGTTATGTTGTTAAACGCTCTCCCGaaataat is a window encoding:
- the LOC112784018 gene encoding amino acid transporter AVT6A-like; the encoded protein is MVGGPTPNHVKKRSRKSNAIGANENEPLLPKSQENYNDDDDFKGSSFASATFNLSTTIIGAGIMALPATLKVLGMVPGLITIIFMAFLTDKSIEFMIRFSRAGGLTSYGDLMGDAFGRYGKAVLQISVIINNVGILIVYMIIIGDVLSGTSSSEDHHYGILEGWFGVHWWTGRTVVLIFTTLAIFLPLVSFKRIDSLSFTSALSIALAVVFLVVAVGIAIFKIISGGIGMPRLFPVINDLTDFFQLFTVTPILVTAYICHYNVHNIDNEMEDSSQMHGVVRTSLAMCCSVYLLTSFFGFLLFGESTLEDVLANFDTDLGIPFGPALNDAIRFSYAAHIMLVFPVVFYPLRINLDGLIFSSSSRPLLQDNLRFTSLTLSLILLIFLGATLIPSIWDAFQFTGATATVFVGFIFPAAVTLRDRYDIATKQDKILSVMMIILAVFSNVVAIYSDAIALVNKDKSKTSRE